In Kiritimatiellia bacterium, a single genomic region encodes these proteins:
- a CDS encoding HEAT repeat domain-containing protein, whose amino-acid sequence MIKLVACIMFVLIAAEPSPAGPDYDELLRRALQYGDTPARRAEKEAARKELDALGADALRAMVDRMHMENLMLHVVAHEFVERQVPAAEGIPVLRSGLDSPHEQTRRACAFLLGLYPRDDESIPRLLRMLDVERERNAALRTLGLWRVEEAHARARGLLAADAERTRIAAANALARFRSRADIDALLDALGDSSILVRNAAARALLEIGAPAKPSVRRAIRRAEGARLRELIRLAGIWRDRAAKRDLARLSRHPDPQIRADARWALSRIDRSQPPRDRLVDPQFYGRIR is encoded by the coding sequence GTGATTAAACTGGTCGCCTGCATCATGTTCGTGCTGATCGCCGCGGAGCCCTCACCCGCCGGTCCTGATTACGACGAGCTGTTACGGCGCGCTCTGCAATATGGCGATACGCCGGCGCGCCGCGCCGAAAAAGAAGCAGCCCGCAAAGAATTGGATGCACTCGGCGCCGACGCATTGCGCGCCATGGTAGACCGGATGCACATGGAGAATCTGATGCTGCATGTGGTCGCGCATGAGTTTGTCGAGCGGCAAGTTCCGGCCGCCGAGGGCATCCCGGTGCTGCGGAGCGGATTGGATTCCCCCCATGAGCAGACCCGGCGCGCCTGTGCGTTCCTACTCGGTCTCTATCCGCGGGACGACGAGTCCATCCCCCGCCTGCTGCGGATGCTGGACGTCGAGCGGGAGCGAAATGCCGCGCTGAGAACGCTGGGTCTCTGGCGAGTCGAAGAGGCACATGCGCGCGCAAGAGGTCTCCTCGCGGCCGACGCCGAACGTACCCGAATCGCGGCGGCAAACGCGCTCGCGCGATTCCGTTCTCGCGCGGACATCGACGCACTGCTTGACGCGCTCGGCGACTCCTCAATCCTCGTGCGAAACGCCGCGGCCCGCGCATTACTCGAGATCGGCGCTCCTGCGAAGCCTTCCGTGCGCCGAGCAATTCGACGGGCCGAGGGCGCCCGGTTGCGTGAACTGATCCGACTTGCGGGCATCTGGAGAGATCGCGCGGCGAAGCGGGACCTCGCGCGGCTGAGCCGCCATCCCGATCCGCAGATCCGTGCCGACGCGAGATGGGCTCTCTCCCGAATCGACAGATCCCAGCCGCCCCGCGATCGTCTTGTGGACCCGCAATTTTACGGCCGCATTCGTTGA
- a CDS encoding 6-phosphofructokinase has protein sequence MPAKKEKLVGNMIIAQSGGPTVVINQSLVGAILEAKKHKEIKKIYGSLHGLKGILDENLIDLGRESRETLELVAQTPSSALGSVRKKPTPEDCQKVFEVLQKYDVRYFFYIGGNDSAETTHIINEAALAAGFKMKCFHICKTIDNDLRENDHTPGFGSAAKFVAQAFMGDNLDNRALPGVKINVVMGRHAGFLTAASALARQYPDDGPHLIYLPERPFSMEKFVADVKAVYEKLGRCVVAVSEGIADENGEPIASKFIKEVDSHGNVQLSGSGALGDLLAKEIREKAQISRVRADTFGYLQRSFVGVVSPVDAKEARMVGVAAVKFACGGEFDSGSTAIKRAPGKTYKTWVERVELKAVAKETRHMPDEWINADANDVTPAFIKYVAPIVGPLPKIGRLKGYKVAKA, from the coding sequence ATGCCTGCAAAGAAAGAAAAATTAGTCGGCAACATGATCATCGCCCAGAGCGGCGGCCCCACCGTCGTCATCAACCAGAGCCTCGTCGGCGCGATCCTCGAGGCGAAGAAACACAAAGAAATCAAAAAAATCTACGGATCTTTGCACGGTCTGAAAGGGATTTTGGACGAGAATCTGATCGACCTCGGTCGGGAATCGAGGGAGACGCTGGAACTGGTCGCGCAAACGCCTTCATCCGCCCTAGGGTCCGTCCGCAAGAAACCGACGCCCGAGGATTGCCAAAAGGTCTTCGAAGTTCTGCAGAAATACGATGTGCGCTATTTCTTCTACATCGGCGGAAATGATAGTGCCGAGACCACGCACATCATCAACGAGGCTGCGCTCGCGGCAGGCTTCAAGATGAAGTGCTTCCATATTTGCAAGACAATCGACAATGACCTGCGCGAAAACGATCACACCCCCGGCTTCGGCAGCGCGGCCAAGTTCGTCGCGCAGGCCTTCATGGGCGACAACTTGGACAACCGCGCGCTCCCGGGCGTGAAAATCAACGTGGTCATGGGCCGCCACGCGGGATTCCTCACGGCCGCATCCGCGCTGGCCCGGCAGTATCCGGATGACGGCCCCCATCTTATCTACCTGCCCGAACGTCCCTTCTCGATGGAAAAATTCGTCGCGGACGTGAAGGCCGTCTATGAGAAGCTCGGTCGATGCGTCGTGGCCGTCTCCGAGGGCATCGCGGACGAGAACGGCGAGCCGATCGCGTCGAAGTTCATCAAGGAGGTGGACAGCCACGGCAACGTTCAGCTTTCCGGCTCCGGAGCGTTGGGGGACCTGCTGGCGAAGGAAATTCGGGAGAAAGCCCAAATCAGCCGCGTCCGCGCCGACACGTTCGGCTATTTGCAGCGGTCCTTCGTCGGTGTGGTCAGTCCCGTCGATGCGAAGGAGGCCCGGATGGTCGGCGTGGCTGCAGTCAAATTCGCCTGCGGCGGCGAATTTGACAGCGGATCCACGGCCATCAAACGGGCGCCGGGCAAGACCTATAAGACATGGGTTGAGCGCGTCGAGCTGAAGGCGGTGGCGAAAGAAACACGGCACATGCCGGATGAATGGATCAATGCAGACGCGAACGATGTAACACCCGCCTTCATCAAATATGTCGCGCCCATCGTTGGTCCGCTTCCCAAGATCGGGCGGCTCAAGGGTTACAAGGTGGCGAAGGCTTGA
- the rph gene encoding ribonuclease PH yields MNLRNARRADGRKPGELRPVTIELNPAPNAAGSALIAMGNTRVLCAVMVEEDVPAWMKKQKVEGGWVTAEYSMLPYSTPERTKREVSSGKISGRTQEIQRLIGRSLRAVIDLNLLGPRTLWFDCDVLQADGGTRTASITGAWVAARLAVDRLLREGKLTADPLREAVAAVSVGIVGGRPVLDLNYEEDVACEVDMNIVMTSRGRWVEIQGTAEEEPFTRDQLEALLAVASRGLRRLFAAQRAALRSVKRSDGT; encoded by the coding sequence ATGAACCTTCGAAACGCCCGCCGGGCCGACGGGCGGAAACCCGGCGAGTTGCGGCCCGTAACGATTGAGCTGAACCCCGCGCCGAATGCTGCTGGATCCGCGCTGATTGCCATGGGCAACACGCGAGTCCTTTGCGCGGTGATGGTGGAGGAAGACGTCCCCGCCTGGATGAAAAAGCAGAAGGTCGAGGGCGGCTGGGTCACCGCGGAATACAGCATGCTGCCGTATTCGACGCCGGAGCGGACCAAGCGCGAGGTGTCCAGCGGAAAAATCAGCGGCCGCACGCAGGAAATCCAGCGCCTGATCGGCCGCTCACTACGCGCCGTGATCGATCTGAATCTGCTCGGCCCGCGGACGCTCTGGTTCGACTGCGATGTGCTGCAGGCGGACGGCGGGACACGGACGGCCTCGATCACGGGGGCTTGGGTTGCCGCGCGCCTAGCGGTGGATCGCCTGTTGCGCGAGGGAAAACTCACGGCCGATCCGCTGCGGGAGGCGGTGGCGGCGGTCAGCGTCGGGATCGTCGGTGGACGGCCTGTTCTTGATTTGAACTATGAAGAGGACGTCGCCTGCGAGGTCGACATGAACATCGTGATGACGTCGCGGGGCCGATGGGTTGAAATCCAGGGGACCGCCGAGGAGGAACCCTTCACGCGAGACCAGTTGGAAGCCTTGCTCGCGGTGGCCAGCCGCGGGTTGCGCCGACTGTTCGCCGCACAGCGTGCCGCTCTACGCAGCGTCAAGCGGTCAGACGGGACGTGA
- the tsaB gene encoding tRNA (adenosine(37)-N6)-threonylcarbamoyltransferase complex dimerization subunit type 1 TsaB: MIFAVDLSSRLGGIALLSESGEVVAVQEWEDASARHLAFWPALRRLVAESIPDWSTIRLFAAGRGPGSYSGLRAALTAVRMLAAPGGQPIRAVSSAAATALEWWEKSSGTPSRVVVAGDARRGCVWYAEFEPVPGGVVRVGEYRVIPAAEFRDIASRATVISSEPERLAQSAAIPSASIITAYPTAKSVGRLARSAAHEEPWEPLYLHPPV; this comes from the coding sequence ATGATATTCGCGGTCGACCTTTCCAGCCGACTTGGCGGTATTGCCCTACTTTCGGAGAGCGGCGAGGTCGTCGCCGTTCAGGAGTGGGAGGACGCTTCCGCTCGGCATCTAGCGTTCTGGCCTGCACTTCGCCGCCTTGTTGCGGAATCGATTCCGGATTGGTCCACGATTCGACTCTTCGCGGCAGGGCGCGGGCCAGGTTCCTATTCCGGCCTTCGCGCCGCGCTAACGGCTGTACGCATGCTCGCGGCACCCGGCGGACAGCCGATTCGTGCCGTCAGTAGCGCCGCCGCGACGGCCCTCGAGTGGTGGGAAAAATCGTCGGGCACTCCAAGCCGGGTCGTCGTCGCGGGGGACGCACGGCGCGGGTGCGTGTGGTACGCGGAGTTTGAGCCAGTTCCCGGTGGCGTTGTTCGCGTCGGTGAGTACCGGGTGATCCCGGCTGCCGAGTTCCGCGATATTGCGAGCCGGGCGACGGTCATCTCGAGTGAACCGGAACGCCTGGCCCAATCAGCCGCGATTCCGTCGGCTTCAATTATCACGGCTTATCCGACCGCCAAATCTGTCGGCCGCCTTGCGCGCAGCGCCGCGCACGAAGAGCCGTGGGAGCCGCTGTATTTGCATCCCCCGGTCTGA
- the hypD gene encoding hydrogenase formation protein HypD, with amino-acid sequence MKYLDEYRDAAGAKKLAAQLRRVATRPWTLMEVCGGQTHAIIKFGIDELLPPGIELVHGPGCPVCVTPVEIIDKAIEIARRRGVIFCSFGDMLRVPGSNGDLLSAKADGHDVRIVYSPLDAVRLAAANPDREVVFFAVGFETTAPANAMAVAQAHQRGLKNFSLLVSHVLVPPAIESLMASQRSRVQAFLAAGHVCTIMGVEEYKPLAERFRVPIVVTGFEPLDILQGVLMAVTQLEEGRAEVENQYARSVRPEGNRPAQALIREIFEVADRKWRGIGEIPRSGLRLREPYRMYDAESKFGVASITREEATECISGLIMQGLKKPLDCPAFGTRCTPETPLGATMVSSEGACAAYYRYRRAVNSTT; translated from the coding sequence ATGAAATACCTGGATGAATATCGCGATGCGGCGGGGGCAAAAAAATTGGCCGCCCAATTGCGCCGGGTCGCCACGCGCCCGTGGACCTTGATGGAGGTCTGCGGCGGCCAGACGCACGCAATCATCAAATTTGGCATCGACGAACTTCTGCCGCCGGGCATCGAACTCGTCCATGGGCCCGGTTGCCCCGTGTGTGTCACCCCTGTTGAGATTATCGACAAAGCCATTGAGATCGCGCGGCGCCGAGGGGTCATTTTTTGTTCGTTCGGCGATATGTTGCGCGTTCCGGGATCAAACGGGGATCTGCTGTCGGCGAAAGCGGACGGGCATGACGTGCGCATCGTGTATTCGCCTTTGGATGCGGTACGCCTGGCCGCGGCGAATCCGGACCGGGAGGTGGTCTTTTTTGCAGTGGGGTTTGAGACGACGGCGCCGGCGAATGCCATGGCGGTTGCGCAGGCCCACCAGCGCGGATTGAAAAACTTCTCGCTGCTGGTCTCTCATGTCCTGGTACCCCCGGCGATCGAATCGCTGATGGCGTCGCAGCGGTCGCGCGTTCAGGCGTTTTTGGCCGCCGGGCACGTTTGCACGATCATGGGCGTCGAGGAATACAAGCCTCTCGCCGAGCGTTTCCGTGTGCCGATTGTCGTTACCGGATTTGAACCGCTCGACATCCTTCAGGGGGTCCTGATGGCCGTGACTCAACTCGAGGAGGGCCGCGCCGAGGTCGAGAACCAGTACGCCCGCTCGGTTCGACCGGAGGGCAACCGGCCGGCGCAGGCGTTGATCCGCGAGATTTTCGAGGTGGCGGATCGAAAGTGGCGGGGCATCGGTGAGATTCCGCGGAGCGGTCTGCGGCTTCGGGAGCCTTATCGCATGTATGACGCGGAGTCAAAGTTCGGGGTCGCCTCTATCACGCGCGAAGAGGCGACGGAGTGCATCAGCGGATTAATCATGCAGGGGCTAAAAAAGCCGCTGGATTGCCCCGCGTTTGGCACGCGGTGTACTCCGGAAACCCCGCTCGGGGCCACGATGGTTTCTTCGGAGGGAGCCTGCGCGGCGTACTATCGATACCGCCGTGCGGTAAATTCGACCACTTGA
- the hypE gene encoding hydrogenase expression/formation protein HypE has translation MNAPEPLPECPLPLRHYPRIVLAHGGGGRLMQDLIEHVFRPAFANPYLDQRHDGAVLEAAAGPLAFTTDSYVIRPLFFPGGDIGSLAVNGTVNDLAMCGARPLGLSAGFILEEGLPMDTLRRIVASMAAAARRAGISIVTGDIKVVERGRCDGVYINTAGVGRVIAPSPIRPAEIRPGDVVLINGDVGRHGTAIMAAREGIGFESPLESDCAPVHAEALALLEAGVAVRCLRDCTRGGLAAALIEIARDRGLRIHIDGRAIPVRDEVRGACEMLGLDPLYVANEGRFVAIVAPEDAPRALSLMGTAASIIGRVTEEPRGVLTLTSEIGATRVLDLLTGEQLPRIC, from the coding sequence ATGAACGCGCCTGAACCGTTGCCGGAGTGTCCGCTGCCTTTGCGCCATTATCCCCGGATCGTTCTGGCGCACGGGGGCGGAGGCCGCCTGATGCAGGATCTTATCGAGCACGTGTTTCGACCGGCATTTGCTAATCCCTATCTGGATCAGCGCCACGATGGCGCTGTACTCGAGGCGGCCGCGGGACCCCTCGCATTTACCACCGACTCCTACGTGATTCGGCCACTCTTCTTTCCAGGGGGCGATATCGGGTCTCTCGCAGTCAACGGTACGGTGAATGACCTCGCAATGTGCGGAGCGCGGCCACTGGGACTGAGCGCCGGATTTATCCTCGAGGAAGGCCTGCCGATGGATACGCTTCGCCGCATCGTCGCTTCCATGGCCGCCGCCGCACGACGCGCCGGTATTTCGATCGTGACCGGTGATATAAAAGTCGTCGAGCGCGGTCGTTGCGATGGCGTGTACATCAACACCGCCGGAGTGGGGCGGGTCATCGCCCCTTCGCCGATACGTCCTGCCGAGATTCGGCCAGGCGATGTCGTCCTAATCAACGGCGATGTTGGGCGGCATGGGACGGCGATTATGGCCGCTCGGGAAGGGATTGGGTTTGAGTCGCCCCTGGAGAGCGATTGCGCGCCGGTGCACGCCGAGGCCCTGGCGCTCCTGGAGGCGGGCGTCGCGGTCCGTTGTTTGAGGGATTGCACGCGTGGCGGACTGGCTGCGGCCTTGATCGAGATCGCGCGGGATCGCGGCCTTCGGATCCACATCGACGGCCGGGCGATCCCCGTTCGCGACGAGGTTCGCGGTGCCTGTGAGATGCTCGGCCTCGATCCTCTTTACGTGGCCAACGAAGGGCGCTTTGTCGCGATCGTCGCGCCGGAGGATGCCCCTCGCGCCTTGTCCCTCATGGGCACGGCGGCGTCCATCATCGGCCGGGTCACCGAAGAGCCGCGCGGCGTCCTCACGTTGACCAGCGAAATCGGGGCCACACGGGTCCTCGACCTGCTCACCGGCGAGCAACTGCCCCGTATTTGTTGA
- the tsaE gene encoding tRNA (adenosine(37)-N6)-threonylcarbamoyltransferase complex ATPase subunit type 1 TsaE, producing the protein MKSGCPSPTSQTVSFSAKETRSIAAGLARRLGPGAVIALHGELGSGKTCFVQGLAEGLGCAAAVTSPTFTLLHEYRGGRLPLYHADLYRIQSPEEFLKAGLMDYLEGDGVIAIEWADRIAELLPAATLHVRLAMGAKPDERIIEIRGLAP; encoded by the coding sequence ATGAAAAGCGGGTGCCCTTCCCCAACGAGTCAAACGGTTTCTTTTAGTGCTAAGGAGACGCGATCCATCGCGGCTGGACTGGCCCGGCGGCTGGGGCCGGGGGCGGTCATCGCCCTTCATGGGGAGCTGGGCTCTGGGAAGACCTGCTTCGTACAAGGATTGGCCGAGGGCCTGGGCTGCGCCGCAGCTGTCACCAGCCCAACGTTCACGCTTCTCCACGAGTATCGGGGTGGGCGACTTCCGCTGTACCATGCCGACCTGTACCGCATTCAGTCGCCGGAAGAATTCCTCAAAGCGGGACTGATGGACTACCTGGAGGGCGATGGCGTCATCGCAATCGAATGGGCGGACCGGATTGCCGAACTTCTTCCGGCCGCGACCCTCCATGTCCGGCTCGCCATGGGCGCCAAGCCAGACGAGCGGATCATTGAAATTCGGGGACTTGCCCCATGA
- a CDS encoding glycoside hydrolase family 26 protein — MNRIPFYSIAVYLFAAFSLNVSALAQSNLLLNPGFQLGPDGTTNASPSALHWQAWGETSRENWGSHDADGWLATMHGWYGTNFSGWYQDVPATGGLWYILSGYFYAETNYVYSSIELKLEFLDAGMGMIAAHTTRVTGVTNAWTYYEVEGNAPSNAAWARAVAAATGQGTTGVLLMDNFELTSRARPTRAKLEPARGVLTGVNLDWGSQYAGQFNGMVGWDHVIFVDFTYFPSASGYGHLDSHVGQVREAQGIYMITLEPMGGLETVNASNCAVFAGWCAWWNAQGVPIMVRFAHEMNGDWYPWRMRPQLYREKFRLMAQTIRSIATNTVMIWAPNEATGYPFSTFIGMTRATYTNGYGTLADWVLLDSNGDGVLNNPGVLNDDPYSPFYPGDQYVDWVGMTLYHWGQVYPWWYNCTPEARKFAHNLTGNYNGPNGGDLTWLPDFYADWAEGRGKPLIIAETAAYFRPGAPNPPNPAWPPGQTTNEFEIKRLWLDQVYNIHGDTTNALDISVHFPRIKAINWFNWYKIEAEAQNSYVNWTVTSNPAVRAEYLNRLRAAQGNQRYFLHASDLRGLVYGWNYSFDGWATGGPPFAVSLSTNSPYEGSKCLRVDYTAPTWPYGVTVACDLAAMSDPWTPWSSNNAIYLRVKVMPGTDWTSVRLIFQSAESSWNPLATTSCPPDGAWHTLIFPYNWSLHDSSAWLNIFLNLDVPTNANATIYLDAFEVVTDTDLDGLPLGADPDDDGDGMADDWETAYGLNPRDPTDASLDPDLDGASNLSEFIANTNPLDPTSFLRISATSATGGVWSIRWLGQTGVQYRVFATDQLQTGGWSAVWGPSNGYGGLLEYSSPFTATTRFFRVGAGRIGWPP, encoded by the coding sequence ATGAATCGAATCCCATTCTATTCGATCGCCGTCTACCTCTTCGCTGCTTTTTCGCTAAACGTCTCCGCGCTCGCCCAGTCCAACTTGCTCCTGAATCCCGGATTCCAATTGGGCCCTGACGGAACCACCAACGCATCGCCCTCGGCCCTTCATTGGCAAGCCTGGGGAGAAACGAGCCGTGAAAATTGGGGCTCCCACGACGCAGACGGCTGGCTGGCAACGATGCACGGCTGGTACGGCACGAACTTCAGCGGCTGGTATCAAGACGTCCCGGCGACCGGCGGCCTGTGGTACATTCTGAGCGGTTATTTCTATGCCGAGACAAACTATGTGTATTCGTCGATCGAGCTGAAGCTCGAATTTCTAGACGCGGGCATGGGCATGATCGCGGCGCATACTACCCGCGTTACGGGCGTCACAAATGCATGGACCTATTATGAAGTTGAGGGCAACGCCCCATCGAATGCCGCGTGGGCTCGCGCCGTGGCCGCGGCAACCGGTCAGGGAACGACCGGCGTTCTTCTGATGGATAATTTCGAGCTGACATCAAGAGCGCGTCCAACTCGTGCGAAACTCGAGCCCGCGCGCGGCGTGCTGACGGGCGTGAATCTCGACTGGGGCAGCCAATATGCGGGACAGTTCAACGGGATGGTCGGCTGGGATCATGTGATCTTCGTCGACTTTACGTATTTTCCCTCTGCAAGCGGGTATGGCCACCTCGACAGCCACGTGGGGCAAGTGCGGGAGGCTCAAGGGATTTACATGATCACCTTGGAGCCGATGGGCGGACTCGAGACGGTCAACGCGAGCAATTGCGCTGTATTTGCTGGATGGTGCGCCTGGTGGAATGCGCAGGGTGTGCCGATCATGGTCCGATTCGCGCATGAAATGAACGGAGACTGGTACCCGTGGCGCATGCGCCCGCAGCTTTATCGCGAAAAGTTCCGCCTGATGGCTCAGACCATCCGTTCGATCGCGACCAATACTGTCATGATCTGGGCGCCAAACGAAGCGACAGGTTACCCCTTCAGCACCTTCATTGGCATGACTCGTGCGACCTATACGAATGGATATGGTACACTGGCTGACTGGGTCCTTCTCGACAGCAACGGTGACGGCGTATTGAACAATCCCGGCGTGCTGAATGACGACCCGTACAGCCCGTTTTACCCTGGCGACCAGTATGTCGACTGGGTCGGCATGACGCTTTACCACTGGGGCCAGGTCTATCCCTGGTGGTACAATTGCACGCCCGAAGCGCGAAAATTCGCCCACAACCTGACGGGCAACTATAACGGCCCTAACGGCGGCGACCTCACCTGGCTGCCCGACTTCTACGCAGACTGGGCCGAGGGCCGAGGGAAACCCCTCATCATCGCGGAAACGGCCGCCTACTTTCGGCCTGGCGCGCCGAACCCTCCCAATCCGGCTTGGCCGCCCGGGCAAACCACGAACGAATTCGAGATCAAGCGCCTATGGCTGGATCAGGTGTATAACATCCACGGCGACACAACCAACGCGCTCGACATCTCGGTCCACTTCCCCCGCATCAAGGCTATAAACTGGTTCAACTGGTACAAAATCGAAGCCGAGGCGCAAAACAGCTATGTCAACTGGACCGTCACCTCGAACCCCGCTGTGCGCGCCGAATACCTCAACCGCTTGCGCGCGGCGCAGGGCAATCAGCGGTATTTCCTCCACGCAAGCGACCTGCGCGGCCTGGTCTACGGCTGGAACTACTCGTTTGACGGATGGGCCACCGGCGGGCCGCCCTTTGCCGTCAGCCTCTCGACCAACAGCCCTTATGAAGGGTCCAAGTGCCTCCGCGTCGACTACACAGCGCCCACTTGGCCGTACGGCGTGACCGTCGCGTGCGATCTCGCTGCGATGAGCGACCCGTGGACACCGTGGTCCTCGAACAATGCCATCTACCTCCGCGTCAAGGTCATGCCCGGCACGGATTGGACGTCTGTCCGCCTCATCTTCCAGAGCGCCGAATCCTCTTGGAATCCTTTGGCCACGACCTCCTGCCCGCCGGACGGCGCCTGGCACACACTGATCTTTCCTTACAACTGGTCCCTCCACGACAGCAGTGCGTGGCTGAACATCTTCCTGAACCTCGATGTGCCCACCAATGCCAATGCGACGATTTATCTCGACGCATTCGAAGTGGTGACCGACACCGACCTCGACGGCCTTCCGCTGGGCGCCGATCCGGATGACGACGGCGACGGAATGGCGGACGACTGGGAGACAGCCTATGGATTGAATCCTCGCGATCCGACTGACGCATCCCTCGACCCCGATCTTGATGGCGCCTCGAATCTGTCGGAGTTTATCGCGAATACCAATCCCCTCGACCCCACTTCATTTCTTAGAATCTCCGCCACCTCCGCAACCGGCGGGGTCTGGTCAATTCGATGGCTCGGGCAGACCGGCGTGCAGTACCGCGTCTTCGCTACGGACCAGCTTCAAACAGGCGGATGGTCGGCGGTGTGGGGTCCCTCGAACGGATACGGCGGGCTTTTGGAGTATTCGTCCCCATTCACGGCGACGACCCGATTTTTCCGGGTCGGCGCGGGACGGATCGGCTGGCCTCCGTAG
- the typA gene encoding translational GTPase TypA, whose translation MSTQRYRNVAIIAHVDHGKTTLVDQLLRAGGAFSEREEVEERAMDSLELEREKGITIRAKNASIHWRNYTINLVDTPGHADFGGEVERIMKMVDGVLLLVDAVDGPQAQTRFVLQKALHHGLKPIVVINKIDREHADPHRVHDQVLELLLDLHANEEQFNCPFIYASARDGYALKSLDDPRVGMAPLLDAIVEHIPPPPGDPLAPFLMLISNLDWNDYVGRIAIGRILSGTVRAGDSIVCIHKDGRRERATVTKVFEFSGIRTSESVIGEAGNIVGIAGFEELEIGETLCDREDREPLPFVEIDPPTVQMQICVNDGPLAGREGKYLTSRQLRERLYRETRTNISLKVEDTDAPNVFLVSARGELQIAILAEQMRREGFELLVSRPEVILRRGPDGKKLEPYETLWVDTPQDRLGDILQNLAGRRAQIANMHHHGDRVQIEATIPTRGLIGFETDLVNLTGGRAVMSHLFKEYGPHCGPIQGRLTGTLVSMDNGVATAYALDSLQERGRLFIKPGDLVYEGMIVGENPRAEDIAVNPTKEKHLTNIRSHGEGKGIMLEPPRVFSLEHAIEYIAADEYVEATPKSIRLRKKILNATQRKRAAQRAEEPD comes from the coding sequence ATGAGTACCCAGCGCTACAGGAACGTGGCCATCATCGCACATGTTGACCATGGCAAAACCACGCTGGTCGACCAGTTATTGCGTGCTGGCGGCGCGTTCTCCGAACGGGAAGAGGTCGAGGAGCGCGCAATGGATTCTCTGGAGCTGGAGCGTGAGAAGGGGATTACCATCCGCGCGAAAAATGCGTCCATTCATTGGCGGAACTACACGATCAACCTCGTCGACACGCCCGGCCATGCCGATTTCGGTGGGGAAGTCGAGCGCATCATGAAGATGGTGGATGGCGTGTTGCTCCTCGTCGACGCGGTCGATGGCCCGCAGGCGCAGACCCGGTTCGTTCTGCAAAAGGCCCTGCACCACGGCCTCAAACCCATCGTGGTTATCAACAAAATCGACCGTGAACATGCGGACCCGCACCGTGTTCATGACCAGGTTCTGGAGCTGCTCTTGGACCTACACGCCAATGAGGAGCAGTTCAATTGCCCCTTTATCTATGCAAGCGCCCGTGATGGGTATGCCCTGAAGTCCCTCGACGATCCCCGTGTCGGCATGGCGCCGCTGCTGGATGCCATCGTTGAGCACATTCCACCGCCGCCTGGCGACCCGCTGGCGCCGTTTCTTATGCTAATCAGCAACCTTGATTGGAACGATTACGTAGGTCGGATCGCGATCGGCCGTATCCTTTCAGGTACGGTTCGCGCCGGCGACTCGATCGTCTGCATCCACAAGGACGGCCGGCGCGAGCGCGCGACCGTCACCAAAGTCTTTGAATTCAGCGGAATCCGAACTTCCGAATCTGTGATTGGCGAGGCCGGCAACATCGTCGGGATTGCAGGGTTCGAGGAGTTGGAAATCGGCGAGACCCTTTGCGATCGGGAGGACCGCGAACCGCTGCCGTTTGTTGAGATCGACCCGCCGACCGTCCAAATGCAAATTTGTGTCAATGACGGGCCCCTGGCCGGCCGGGAGGGGAAGTACCTCACCTCCCGCCAGCTCCGCGAGCGGCTATATCGCGAAACGCGCACGAACATTTCGCTGAAGGTCGAAGACACAGACGCTCCCAATGTCTTCCTGGTCAGCGCGCGCGGCGAGCTGCAGATCGCCATTCTCGCGGAGCAGATGCGCCGGGAAGGATTCGAGCTTCTGGTATCGCGGCCAGAGGTCATCTTGCGGCGTGGCCCCGACGGCAAAAAGCTGGAGCCCTATGAAACGCTTTGGGTCGACACCCCCCAGGATCGACTCGGGGACATTCTTCAAAATCTTGCTGGCCGGCGGGCCCAGATTGCCAACATGCACCACCACGGCGACCGCGTTCAAATCGAAGCGACCATCCCGACCCGCGGCCTGATCGGATTTGAAACCGATCTCGTCAATCTCACCGGCGGGCGGGCCGTCATGAGCCACCTCTTCAAGGAATACGGCCCGCATTGCGGGCCCATTCAGGGCCGCCTGACCGGCACGCTGGTTTCCATGGACAACGGTGTCGCCACCGCCTACGCCTTGGATTCGCTCCAGGAGCGCGGGCGGCTGTTTATCAAGCCCGGGGACCTGGTCTACGAGGGAATGATTGTCGGAGAAAACCCGCGTGCGGAAGACATCGCCGTCAATCCCACGAAGGAAAAGCACCTGACCAACATTCGCAGCCACGGCGAGGGCAAGGGCATCATGCTGGAACCACCCCGAGTTTTTTCGCTGGAGCACGCGATCGAATACATCGCGGCGGATGAATACGTCGAAGCCACCCCCAAAAGCATCCGGCTGCGCAAGAAAATCCTCAACGCCACCCAGCGGAAGCGAGCTGCCCAGCGCGCCGAAGAGCCCGATTGA